The nucleotide window AGTGTACGGTTGGTCAAACAATCCCAGTCTGAACTTCACCCGCAAGACACGCTTTACGGCATCATTCAGCGATGTCTTAGAGACCTTGCCTTCCGATACCAGTTCGGCCAGATACTTGTTGTAGCAATTATTCATCATATCCATCTCTACGCCAGCGGTAAATGATTTCATCGCCGCTTCTTTCTTACTGGCAGCTACGCCCTGAGACCGGAGTTGCTCGATCGCACCCCAGTCAGATACCACAAAGCCATCGTGTTTCCAGCGCTGTTTCAATATCTCGGTCAGGGTATAATGATTGGCACTTCCCGGCACCCCGCTGAGGTCATTAAATGAACTCATCAATGTGGCTGCACCGGCCTTTACTCCGGCTTCATAAGGAGGCAGGTAGGTATCCCAGAGCGTCTGTGGCGACACTTCGGTATAGACATAATCCCGGCCTCCTTCCGATGCGCCATAACCGACAAAGTGCTTGAGGCATGCCGCAACGTGTTTGCCGTCAGCCATATTTTCACCCTGATATCCTTTTACCGAAGCCACACCAAAAACAGCATTGGCATACGGATCTTCACCGTATCCTTCGGCCACGCGCCCCCAGCGTCCGTCACGGGCAACATCGATCATTGGCGAGAAGGTCCAGTCAATACCTGACATTCTTGATTCCTGAGCCGCCACGGCACAAGCCTGCTCCACCAGTTTGGGATTCCACGAGCACGCCTGTCCCAGGGAAATCGGATAGACTGTGCGAAACCCGTGTATCACATCATGGGCAAAGAGAATGGGTATTCCCAGCCGCGACTCTTCCATCGCCTTGTGCTGCACCTGATTGCGCAATGCAGGATCCGAATTGAAATAAATCAATGATCCGATCTCGGCAGGGACGTTTTTGACCTCATCCCCCACGTTATTGGCATTGTTATTTCGGCCCAAGGTATACTGGTTCAGCTGAGAGACCTTCTCTTCGAGTGTCATTCTCGACAGCAAATCATCGATACGTTTTTCTATGGGTACCTTGGCATCTTTATACAGGAGAGTCTCTTTGTCTCCTTTTGCCAGCAAGCCGGAGGGTAGGCCCAGTAAGCATAACCCATACACAAATAGTCTTTTTTTCATTCTGTTGAATCCGTTTTAGTGATTAGTAGTGAGCTATTTTTAGACAATTGGTTATTTAACTTTCGAGTAATAGTCATGCATGATATACCAGGCCTTCTTACGGATTCCCTGATCCGAAACCAGGCCTTTTCGATTCCATCCGTCCTGATTAGTCGGGTGCATGCGGAATGGCGAGCGGAAGTCAAACAGGATCCAAGGCGATACACCTCTGAGATTGGGTATATTGCCAAACATCACGATATTATCACGGTACAATTTGGCCTGATAGTCTTCGCCCCAGGAACTGGCTACAGTCTCATCACCGGATTGCCCGTACAGCGCCTCGCCCCCAAATTCGGAGATAAGCAGTGGTTTATTGGGAGTTACATTCCATTTGGCATCCTTCGGATCGAGCGGCCAGGGCTGGTACCATCCCTGATATTTATTTACCGCCACCACATCCAGCTGTTCGGTAAAGGTGTCGTTCATTTCGAATATCTTCTTATCCCGGTTAAATCGGACCAGGTCAAATGCCGCCGCATACAACCGGGTAGTATCAATCTGCTTACCGGTATTCAGTAATGAGGTCAGGAATTCATTGCGTTCTTTGGACGGTTGTGTCTCATTGGCCACACCCCAGAATCCTACCGCACAACGGTTCTTGTCCCGTTGGATCATCTCGGTCAGCATGGTCTTGGCTTTGGCCTGCGTACCTGCGTCACCGAAATCAATACCCTGCCATACAGGGATCTCCTGCCACAGGATAAATCCCATCTTCTCGGCAAGCCTTACCGTGTATTCGTTCTGAGGGTAATGAGCCAGACGTATCATATTACAGCCAAGTGCTTTAGCCTCGGACAGTAACATTGCCGCATCGGCCTCGGAGTAAG belongs to Parabacteroides sp. FAFU027 and includes:
- the bglX gene encoding beta-glucosidase BglX; translated protein: MKKRLFVYGLCLLGLPSGLLAKGDKETLLYKDAKVPIEKRIDDLLSRMTLEEKVSQLNQYTLGRNNNANNVGDEVKNVPAEIGSLIYFNSDPALRNQVQHKAMEESRLGIPILFAHDVIHGFRTVYPISLGQACSWNPKLVEQACAVAAQESRMSGIDWTFSPMIDVARDGRWGRVAEGYGEDPYANAVFGVASVKGYQGENMADGKHVAACLKHFVGYGASEGGRDYVYTEVSPQTLWDTYLPPYEAGVKAGAATLMSSFNDLSGVPGSANHYTLTEILKQRWKHDGFVVSDWGAIEQLRSQGVAASKKEAAMKSFTAGVEMDMMNNCYNKYLAELVSEGKVSKTSLNDAVKRVLRVKFRLGLFDQPYTPVIADKDRILKSESVAVAKKLAEESIVLLKNGNNILPLTRFSRIAVVGPMAKNKEHLLGSWSAHGRPEDVTSIYDGLESEFKGKAKLSYAKGCDFDGADNAGFAEAATAAKEADVVVICLGEKRGWSGENASRSTLALPQIQEDLVQEIKKQGKPIILVLSSGRPLELNRLEPVSDAILEIWQPGIAGGIPLAGVISGKINPSGKLAMTFPYSTGQIPIYYNARQSARPHQGKYKDIQTTPLYEFAYGLSYTTYQYGDLKASATAVKRGQKLTVEIPVTNTGARDGAETVHWFISDPTCSISRPVKELKSFDKQLIKAGETRVFRFEVDPERDLSFTDGTGKRILESGDYYIIVKDKMLNINILD